A window of Ciconia boyciana chromosome 9, ASM3463844v1, whole genome shotgun sequence genomic DNA:
CCATGCTGCCTATGCACCTTCCCAGACAGACCACGTGATGACATCGCTATAACTCACCTTCAGCTCACCTACCCATCTCCACAGCTTTACTGCACCATGTCACATTAGCTTAAGAGGGCAAGGATCAAGTCCTTGTACTTGTACTAGGATGCACCTTGCACGTTTTATAAAGTAACAAGAATAActgatctcttctccccagtTGTGTCCCACCTCTCTCCCACGCTGCTCCAAAGCCATGTATTTCCAGGGATACCTAACACCAGCGACTGCAGACAGCCTTTCCAGCAAGCCCTGGTGAGACTGCGCCCCAAAATGCTCCAACGTGACTGGAAGAGCCCATGTCACCAGAGCAAGCCCGTGGGCCCCATGCTCTAGTATCACCCTCCTCACCTCTGTGCAGTTTGCATGGGTTCCTCATCTTCATGCACAtcctctgcaggcagcacctGGGAggcctggaaagaaaaattctgatatTATATAAAACAATGTACACACCTAACCAGGATCTGCTGGGTCATCAGATTCTGTCCATGGCATCGCACCCAATctgttatgtatttttttctggaaatgtctAAGTATCCATCCTGAACTAGTCAGCTTTTTGCCTCCATCACTCCTTTTGGTAAGGTGTTTCAGCAGCTCCCTGAAATAATGCCTGGCAGTACTTTTTGCTGCCTTGCTGCCTTGACATGTTCCTGGACAGTTCATGCCCATCCATCCATGCCAACCTTGTCCATCACCTTCCACACCCTCTGCCTGTTCCTAGCATCTACCCTGAAGTACTTGCAGGCAGCCACCACagctcttctccatctccattTGTGCTGAGCTAAACAATCTAAGGTTTTTAGTGTCCCTTTCCACTCCCTCAAGCACCCCAGCAGCCCTCACCTACTCcagtttaaaaatctatttgccTGAGCCAGGATGACCTGATCAACTGGTACAGCTGATGTTTGACCATGAGAAgtacttttctgaaatttcatacAGATAAGAtctgttgcatttttcttgaCTGGAAAATCAGCTGTCCCATCAAAGAGAGGGAACAGATTAACCTGCACAATCTACAGCTGGTAAATCCGTGTGCACTTTATCCCATTTTTCATTTAGCTCTATGACTCCActtattctttcctttaaaatttgttCAAAAGCCTTATGCACTGCCGAGGTCAGGCTAACATGCCAGTCATTACCCAgatccctttcttcttcttcagtgTACACGTTACACTTGCCATTCTCTAATCAGGTGGAATTACAATGGTTTATTAGCAGTCCTTGCTGTCAGGCCCGCGATTTCTCATGCTAGTTTTCAAAGAAATCCAAGGggttttcctcccccttcctcgAGTCTATTAAACTCTCCGAGTTTGATTTCCACCATAGGTTTCAACTTCGATCAGCTCCACTCCTGGATAGCTGATGTACTTCCCCAGCAAGCCCCAAAACAAAGCCTCCTGCCAGATTTCCCTAAAGTGACTCCAACCCCCAAATATGCTGTTTTATCTAtgctgttctttatttcttcacagCCTACCTCATCATTAACATAAAATACCACACctcctcctttatttttatttctctttttcctgaacTGTGCATATCTTAACAATGCCTCTGCCTTGGTCACGAATACTGGgccatgtttctgtttttcctagTACATGTTATAAAGTATGGCATTAATTCAGGTCATTAGACCCTAACTCTCCAGAACTGGGTCTTTTCCCCCTGAATCTTTTGAAGACCAAGAGTCTCCTAACCTTATTTGAAAGGCTATGAAGGAATGAATTCTATTAGCACTGAAGTTAATTAGTGCAGGTTCACAGGCTATGAGATCTCCTGACAACCAGGATTTGCTCTGTGCAAACACCCCTTGGCTGCAGGTGGCAGTCTCAGCAGTTGGCCACTGCCAGGGTGGAAGGTCTCTGTCCGCTCCAGGTGAGGGTTTCAAAGCAGGGGTACAGGCAGGCTCCCTCGAGCACATCATTTGCACCTTCATTTCACTGGTACAACACATGGCACGGGGCTCTTTCAAGGACAGCTTTGAGTCTCCATGGATGGTTTCTAGCCTTGGCACAGCCTAAAATGTCCCACCGTCCCCACCAGCAAAGCAGCCCTGGTGGCACCGGGGGAGCCCCAGGGCAGTACAGGCGGCAGGGGTCTCGAAGCGACGCAGCACACGGGGGACACGACTGCTCTGGGCCCCTCCTTTGTCACTGCTGATGGAATTGTatttgacagaaggaaaaaaatggagacaaGGCACAAGCAAACATCAAACATATCGATCTTGCAAGTAAATCACCTGCGCCGGCCTCAGTGTGCGACTgcacagagaggagagagaagggagcaaCCTCTCAATCTGGGAGTGATAAGGCAGATGAAAGGgcatttagaaattattttctctcaagTAAATAAAAGACTGGCAAATTTTGGGCTAGAGTTGAAATTTTAAAgtctgctccccctcccccttccttatttttttaccttaaaaatataagaaagaCTACATCTACACACAGGTTACAGCTCTTAGAGAGCTCTTGTGGTCAGGATGAGTACATGACAAGTTCCCACTCAGCACCACTAAAACCTCTTTTCTCCCCAAGAATTAATTAGGTATTAGCATTAAAttgataatattaaaaaaaaaacccacaattttCAATATTGATTAAAAGTTCACGCCCTTTCCAGCTGCTGTAGCTTTCCAAGGGCTTTAGCGTACACCTCCATAGACCTGCAGTCACCCCAATCTTCCAGATTAATGACACCtccatttccaaaggaaaagacacagaggaaaaaaagcagtttgccTTAAGAACCTTTCAGGTCTTTTGTATCTATcccaaagaaatgaaaaaaggcaCAAGTCggtttctttcctctgcaggtCACCTCTAAGGGTTGTTTTATATCTGCTAAACCCAAGCCAAAGCACTGTCATGGAAAGTCACATTTCAGcacaggctgctctgcactttTTCTACAACCAGAAAATGCAGACATGATGTTTTTCCTAAGTGTTCAATATTACAAGACAGAATATAAATATCACAAAACAAGTTAAGTATCTTTCTAACACCAGGGTAAATGATCAAATACACTTGAAAACAGGAACAACAGAGCCGAGGCTTCAGTCATAGAGAAGATAAAGTTATACAATGATCCGGGAGTGAAGTCATTATGAAAAATGAGGGTTGGAAAAGGCTGACACAAACCTAAAATACAGCAGTAATAAATACTTCATCTGACTAGCAATCTGTTTAAACTTAGCAGTGACAGAAAGCTGCCTTCCGCTCCAACAAGAGAGCCCTGATGGAGACAGAGGCTGACACCTAGCGTCTAGCAGACCCAACAAGCAAGCCGGAGAGAAGGCGCCCAACCACCAGAACAAGGACGATGAGCACTGCCGTGATGACAGATCACCCTGGGCGGGCAGAAGACGCCTGCGACCACGCAGAGCCTCTCCCGGCCACAACCACAGGACCACGAGGGAAAAGAGCACTTGGAAGGGTGAAGCACGTACGGACGCAGACAAGCATGTAGGtgcaaaaaggaaaggctgtgcTGCAAGGACAAAAGCCACATTTCTGTCTGCGAAGGAAAACGCAGAGCTCCCCATACGGCCACGGGTTTATAAGCTGGTTTGCCAGAGCTGGCGGTGGTCAGCATCATCTCTGTGCTCACTACCCTGACACACTGCCAGGCTACACCCTTTTGAGAAGAACAAGTCAGCTGGAAGTCTTTATCTCAGTGGTGCATTAATGGACGACTGCCAGGCTGCATGATGGCCCCTACCAATTGTGAGCTGGGTATCAGCCTGTAcgcttttcctctccctttcatAGTAagctgtgtggctggggaggaagTCTCTAAATTTAACAGGAGCATTAAACAGCAGTGCCTGCTTTGCAGAAGGGACTGAACCCTAAAACGGACAGAAGAGCGGGACTGTTCGACCTCTGCTCAGTGGCAAAGCTCCTACCTGGCAGTAGCTGGTGGTCGGTTCATCATCGGAAGTGgagttcttttcttcttccatgctGTGCCCTGGACTCTCTGCCTCCCTTCTCTTTGAAGGGAGGAGCCAGGTGATGCTCTCAGACTCCTTCTGCCCGTCTGGGTCTCCATCTTCCGTCTCATCAGCAACCCCGTTCTCCCTGCTTATCTGCTCTCCTTTCCCAAGCTCATTTTGGCTCAAGGAAGAACTGGGCACAACTGGGTTACCAAACTCCTTCTTATGCAATAGCTGCCTCTGAGCCTGCTTCAGGCTCTTCTGGTAAACCTCCAGCTGACACAAGATGACTTTGGTGTACTGGTTGGGGTCCACCCCTTTGGGGCAGAAGGGGATGCCCCAGTAATAGTGCACTGTGTctcttgcctcctcctgctTGTGCTTCTCCTCCGCCACATTCAGCACGCAAAGCTCAGGGGTACTGTCGGGCACCTCGTTCTGCTCTGCTTGCTCTGTGGAAACACAGACTTTAGCGGGATGCCTGGGCTGCGAGATGTGTGTGGTACCTGCTCCTCCACCACTCCTCCTGGGGCTGCTACACTGTTCCACGGTCCAGTTCTTCCAGAGCATGGCTGAGCTCCCAGCACCAGCTTCTTCCGCAGAATGGcctgtgcagggcaggggctgctcttTTGGTTCGTGGCTTGTTGCTTCGGAAGAGCTGGAGGGGCTTGTGAACAGTCTCCGAGGTGTCAGTCGCCAGGAGCCTGAAGTCACCCTGCCAAAGGTGGGACTCAAAGAGATGTCCCCGAGAGTGCTGGGTAACGTGTTACTAGAATCATTTTTTGCTGGTGAGGAAGGCTTTTCACTTGACCTTGTCAGAGGCTGGCCCTTCCCCGGAGACACGATTATGCTGGATACTAGTGAGCTTTCAACGATTTCCTGGCTTAACCTCCTCAACACTACCAGGGGGCTCCGGGCGACATCCATCTGTCCGTTCCCATCAGCTCTGGCATTCTGTGAGTGGGAGCTGCACTTCGAGCGAGGGGTGTCAGGGCAAAGCGCCAGACCTCCCAGGATCTGAGAGCCTTCTTTCTCGGCAGGCTGGCTTTGGCCTCGCATGCCCAGCGCTTCTGCAGACAACTGAGGGGTTGCATCAGAGGAGTCGGAGGGCTGAcagctctggaaaacaaaaggttGATTCTCCAAGAGGCACGTTCTCTATCAGCAGAGCAAGGGCTCCCCCAGCAAACAGGCAGCCATCACCCAGACTACAGAACACCTATCCCACAGATCAGAACCGTGTACCCCA
This region includes:
- the UIMC1 gene encoding BRCA1-A complex subunit RAP80 isoform X5 is translated as MPKKKKPTEGLDSRGQDGEEEEEEKRNPANAKKKRSFVDAFIVISDSDGEQESKEESGLQKKRTKQQLERTKFAAKRKIAQMTEEEQFALALKMSEQEARQVNCQEEEEEELLRKAIAESLNSCQPSDSSDATPQLSAEALGMRGQSQPAEKEGSQILGGLALCPDTPRSKCSSHSQNARADGNGQMDVARSPLVVLRRLSQEIVESSLVSSIIVSPGKGQPLTRSSEKPSSPAKNDSSNTLPSTLGDISLSPTFGRVTSGSWRLTPRRLFTSPSSSSEATSHEPKEQPLPCTGHSAEEAGAGSSAMLWKNWTVEQCSSPRRSGGGAGTTHISQPRHPAKVCVSTEQAEQNEVPDSTPELCVLNVAEEKHKQEEARDTVHYYWGIPFCPKGVDPNQYTKVILCQLEVYQKSLKQAQRQLLHKKEFGNPVVPSSSLSQNELGKGEQISRENGVADETEDGDPDGQKESESITWLLPSKRREAESPGHSMEEEKNSTSDDEPTTSYCQNFSFQASQVLPAEDVHEDEEPMQTAQSISMLTPLGSKRSPDIATENSAEEEISVCPETQASPLEAIEAEREELCSGSRDAPMQPGGDEDAGRTVSECSPTAADCVSCPLCDQGFPATEIELHAMYCNGIMGEEAGKDSPVLTRRQREARSKAASGESGPTSIDIDKC
- the UIMC1 gene encoding BRCA1-A complex subunit RAP80 isoform X3 — translated: MPKKKKPTEGLDSRGQDGEEEEEEKRNPANAKKKRSFVDAFIVISDSDGEQESKEESGLQKKRTKQQLERTKFAAKRKIAQMTEEEQFALALKMSEQEARQVNCQEEEEEELLRKAIAESLNSCQPSDSSDATPQLSAEALGMRGQSQPAEKEGSQILGGLALCPDTPRSKCSSHSQNARADGNGQMDVARSPLVVLRRLSQEIVESSLVSSIIVSPGKGQPLTRSSEKPSSPAKNDSSNTLPSTLGDISLSPTFGRVTSGSWRLTPRRLFTSPSSSSEATSHEPKEQPLPCTGHSAEEAGAGSSAMLWKNWTVEQCSSPRRSGGGAGTTHISQPRHPAKVCVSTEQAEQNEVPDSTPELCVLNVAEEKHKQEEARDTVHYYWGIPFCPKGVDPNQYTKVILCQLEVYQKSLKQAQRQLLHKKEFGNPVVPSSSLSQNELGKGEQISRENGVADETEDGDPDGQKESESITWLLPSKRREAESPGHSMEEEKNSTSDDEPTTSYCQASQVLPAEDVHEDEEPMQTAQSISMLTPLGSKRSPDIATENSAEEEISVCPETQASPLEAIEAEREELCSGSRDAPMQPGGDEDAGRTVSECSPTAADCVSCPLCDQGFPATEIELHAMYCNGIMGEEAGKDSPVLTRRQREARSKAASGESGPTSIDIDKCEKCYLCKSLVPLLQYQRHVDSCLQAARQAQGTRRLRSAKDVGRQERGLLRMLELSESKTAGADAGTPLAGLGDQQSPPALSARAGDSPSSLRHLPFNVSPAKPGISFLEATDCVVDLEPHAALRLGSQQQTKGCRRRKRKS
- the UIMC1 gene encoding BRCA1-A complex subunit RAP80 isoform X2; protein product: MPKKKKPTEGLDSRGQDGEEEEEEKRNPANAKKKRSFVDAFIVISDSDGEESKEESGLQKKRTKQQLERTKFAAKRKIAQMTEEEQFALALKMSEQEARQVNCQEEEEEELLRKAIAESLNSCQPSDSSDATPQLSAEALGMRGQSQPAEKEGSQILGGLALCPDTPRSKCSSHSQNARADGNGQMDVARSPLVVLRRLSQEIVESSLVSSIIVSPGKGQPLTRSSEKPSSPAKNDSSNTLPSTLGDISLSPTFGRVTSGSWRLTPRRLFTSPSSSSEATSHEPKEQPLPCTGHSAEEAGAGSSAMLWKNWTVEQCSSPRRSGGGAGTTHISQPRHPAKVCVSTEQAEQNEVPDSTPELCVLNVAEEKHKQEEARDTVHYYWGIPFCPKGVDPNQYTKVILCQLEVYQKSLKQAQRQLLHKKEFGNPVVPSSSLSQNELGKGEQISRENGVADETEDGDPDGQKESESITWLLPSKRREAESPGHSMEEEKNSTSDDEPTTSYCQNFSFQASQVLPAEDVHEDEEPMQTAQSISMLTPLGSKRSPDIATENSAEEEISVCPETQASPLEAIEAEREELCSGSRDAPMQPGGDEDAGRTVSECSPTAADCVSCPLCDQGFPATEIELHAMYCNGIMGEEAGKDSPVLTRRQREARSKAASGESGPTSIDIDKCEKCYLCKSLVPLLQYQRHVDSCLQAARQAQGTRRLRSAKDVGRQERGLLRMLELSESKTAGADAGTPLAGLGDQQSPPALSARAGDSPSSLRHLPFNVSPAKPGISFLEATDCVVDLEPHAALRLGSQQQTKGCRRRKRKS
- the UIMC1 gene encoding BRCA1-A complex subunit RAP80 isoform X6, whose protein sequence is MPKKKKPTEGLDSRGQDGEEEEEEKRNPANAKKKRSFVDAFIVISDSDGEQESKEESGLQKKRTKQQLERTKFAAKRKIAQMTEEEQFALALKMSEQEARQVNCQEEEEEELLRKAIAESLNSCQPSDSSDATPQLSAEALGMRGQSQPAEKEGSQILGGLALCPDTPRSKCSSHSQNARADGNGQMDVARSPLVVLRRLSQEIVESSLVSSIIVSPGKGQPLTRSSEKPSSPAKNDSSNTLPSTLGDISLSPTFGRVTSGSWRLTPRRLFTSPSSSSEATSHEPKEQPLPCTGHSAEEAGAGSSAMLWKNWTVEQCSSPRRSGGGAGTTHISQPRHPAKVCVSTEQAEQNEVPDSTPELCVLNVAEEKHKQEEARDTVHYYWGIPFCPKGVDPNQYTKVILCQLEVYQKSLKQAQRQLLHKKEFGNPVVPSSSLSQNELGKGEQISRENGVADETEDGDPDGQKESESITWLLPSKRREAESPGHSMEEEKNSTSDDEPTTSYCQNFSFQASQVLPAEDVHEDEEPMQTAQSISMLTPLGSKRSPDIATENSAEEEISVCPETQASPLEAIEAEREELCSGSRDAPMQPGGDEDAGRTVSECSPTAADCVSCPLCDQGFPATEIELHAMYCNGIMGEEAGKDSPVLTRRQREARSKAASGESGPTSIDIDK
- the UIMC1 gene encoding BRCA1-A complex subunit RAP80 isoform X1, whose protein sequence is MPKKKKPTEGLDSRGQDGEEEEEEKRNPANAKKKRSFVDAFIVISDSDGEQESKEESGLQKKRTKQQLERTKFAAKRKIAQMTEEEQFALALKMSEQEARQVNCQEEEEEELLRKAIAESLNSCQPSDSSDATPQLSAEALGMRGQSQPAEKEGSQILGGLALCPDTPRSKCSSHSQNARADGNGQMDVARSPLVVLRRLSQEIVESSLVSSIIVSPGKGQPLTRSSEKPSSPAKNDSSNTLPSTLGDISLSPTFGRVTSGSWRLTPRRLFTSPSSSSEATSHEPKEQPLPCTGHSAEEAGAGSSAMLWKNWTVEQCSSPRRSGGGAGTTHISQPRHPAKVCVSTEQAEQNEVPDSTPELCVLNVAEEKHKQEEARDTVHYYWGIPFCPKGVDPNQYTKVILCQLEVYQKSLKQAQRQLLHKKEFGNPVVPSSSLSQNELGKGEQISRENGVADETEDGDPDGQKESESITWLLPSKRREAESPGHSMEEEKNSTSDDEPTTSYCQNFSFQASQVLPAEDVHEDEEPMQTAQSISMLTPLGSKRSPDIATENSAEEEISVCPETQASPLEAIEAEREELCSGSRDAPMQPGGDEDAGRTVSECSPTAADCVSCPLCDQGFPATEIELHAMYCNGIMGEEAGKDSPVLTRRQREARSKAASGESGPTSIDIDKCEKCYLCKSLVPLLQYQRHVDSCLQAARQAQGTRRLRSAKDVGRQERGLLRMLELSESKTAGADAGTPLAGLGDQQSPPALSARAGDSPSSLRHLPFNVSPAKPGISFLEATDCVVDLEPHAALRLGSQQQTKGCRRRKRKS
- the UIMC1 gene encoding BRCA1-A complex subunit RAP80 isoform X4; this encodes MPKKKKPTEGLDSRGQDGEEEEEEKRNPANAKKKRSFVDAFIVISDSDGEQESKEESGLQKKRTKQQLERTKFAAKRKIAQMTEEEQFALALKMSEQEARQVNCQEEEEEELLRKAIAESLNSCQPSDSSDATPQLSAEALGMRGQSQPAEKEGSQILGGLALCPDTPRSKCSSHSQNARADGNGQMDVARSPLVVLRRLSQEIVESSLVSSIIVSPGKGQPLTRSSEKPSSPAKNDSSNTLPSTLGDISLSPTFGRVTSGSWRLTPRRLFTSPSSSSEATSHEPKEQPLPCTGHSAEEAGAGSSAMLWKNWTVEQCSSPRRSGGGAGTTHISQPRHPAKVCVSTEQAEQNEVPDSTPELCVLNVAEEKHKQEEARDTVHYYWGIPFCPKGVDPNQYTKVILCQLEVYQKSLKQAQRQLLHKKEFGNPVVPSSSLSQNELGKGEQISRENGVADETEDGDPDGQKESESITWLLPSKRREAESPGHSMEEEKNSTSDDEPTTSYCQNFSFQASQVLPAEDVHEDEEPMQTAQSISMLTPLGSKRSPDIATENSAEEEISVCPETQASPLEAIEAEREELCSGSRDAPMQPGGDEDAGRTVSECSPTAADCVSCPLCDQGFPATEIELHAMYCNGIMGEEAGKDSPVLTRRQREARSKAASGESGPTSIDIDKTLEGRRGDSSGCWSSRRARRQVLMRGPPSLD